Within Streptomyces roseirectus, the genomic segment CGGACGACCGGCTGCGCGTCGTCTTCGGCTTCAACCTGAGCACCCGTCAGAACGCGGACACCATCGGCTACTTGACGAAGGACAAGGGCATCCCGGTGGTCGGCGGGCCGATTACCGCGACCGACCTCGCGAACGACGCGAGCGGACGCTACCCCGGCCTCGTCAAGGTCGTCCCCTCCAACCGGGACCAGGCCCAGGCCCTCAGCCACTACCTCGGCGGCGACCGGTCCAGGACGTTCCTCATCCAGGACGAGAACAGCGACGACCTCTACTCCCGCTCCCTGCGCGACGCCTTCCAGGAGGTCACCAGGGGAGCCGCGGGCGGACCCGAGACGTACGACGCGGCGAAGGTGCTCTACCGCGACTTCCGGCAGATGGTCGGCAACGTCTGCGACTCCCGGGCCACCACCGTCTACTTCGCGGGCCGCCCGCCCGCACTCGCCGACCTCATCCGCGCGCTCGGCGACCGGGGCTGCGCGGAGCGCCCGATCCGGGTCGTCACCGTCTCCGGCGCCTCGACGATCACCCTCGACCCGGACCTCGACTGGGGCGCCTTCACCCGGGGCGCCGGGCTGACCGTCGAGTACGCGACCATCACCCACCCCGACGCCTGGAAGGCCGGCGCGCGCGGCCGTCCCGCGACCGGGGGTTCCCCCGACGACCTCGCGAAACTCACCGACGTCATCGCCCGCCAGCCCGGCATCGGGGCCGTCGACCTGGCCGACGGGCGGACCATCACCATGTTCGACGCGGCCACCACCGCCTACAAGGGCATCGAGGACCGGATGGACGACCGGGAGACGGTCCCGGCGCTGGCCGACATCAAGGAGAGCTGGCGGCGGATGCGCGGGCAGTCCAAGGTGAAGGGGGCGAGCGGCTGGATCTGCCTCAGGAGCGACGGCACGCCGTACGACAAGGCCGTGGCGGTCGTCCGCCTCGTGCCGCCGGCGGCCGGGAAGGGCGGGAAGGACGGGAAGGGGACGCTGGCGTTCCAGGCGATCGCCTGGCCGACGGGGCGTCCGCTCACCGAGGACATGTGCCGCAACGCGCGTGGGTGAGACGCCTGCGTTGGTACATCGGTGGTGATTGCAACTACTCTCGTCGGTGCACCCCCGTACCAAGGAGAGCGACATGGCGAAGATCCTGTTCCTGATGACCGCCGCCGACCACTGGACGCTGGCCGACGGCACCACCCACCCGACCGGCTTCTGGGCGGAGGAGGCGGTCGTGCCCTACGAGGCGTTCCTCGCCGCCGGCCACGAGGTCACCGTCGCCACCCCGGGCGGCGCCGTCTCCCCGGTCGATCAGAACAGCCTCGACTCCGACGAGATCAAGGCCGCCCTGGAGAAGGCGACGGGGCTGCGCGAGCCGATCGCCCTCACGGACGTCCGCCTGGAGGACTACGACGCCGTGTACGTCCCCGGCGGGCACGGTCCGATGGAGGACCTTGCCGTCGACACCGACTCCGGCGCGCTGCTGACCGGCGCGGTCACCTCCGGCAAGCTCGTCGGCGTCGTCTGCCACGGCCCCGCGGCGCTCCTCGCGGCCGTGAAGGACGACGGCGTCAACGCCTTCGCGGGCTACCGCGTCGCCGCGTTCACCAACGAGGAGGAGCGCATCGGGGGGTTCGCCGACAAGGCGAAGTGGCTGCTCCAGGACCGGCTGACGGAGGCCGGCCTCCAGGTGGACGCCCGCGCGCCGTGGGCCCCGCACACCGTCGCCGACCGCAATGTCCTGACGGGGCAGAACCCGGCGTCCTCGGGGCCGCTGGCGGCGGAGATGATCAAGCACCTGGGCTGAGAGCCTGTGTCACCGCACCGAGGCCCGCGGCGGGGTCGGTGACCCCATCGCGGGCCTCGCAGCAGCACCCCGGGGTGTCACCCGGTGCGGGTCCTGGGGGCGCAGTCGTACAGGGTCGTGCCGTCCGCACTCCCGCCGTACTCCCGTGGAGGGACTACGGCGCAGTGCGCGGTGAGCCACTTCGACCGTTCGGCGACGGGGCTGTCCTCGCCGCCCAGCCGGGCGCCGAGGCCGCCGTCCGCCGGGTCCAGGACGTAGCGGAGTTCCCCGGCGGCGGTCCACTTCTCCAGTTGTCGTACGGAGGGGGCGTCGTCGATGCCGAGGAAGCCGCCCATGCCGATGATCGTGGCGTCGGTGTTGAGGATGTAGGCGGCCGAGGCCATGGCTCCGCTGTCGACCGCGAGGGCGATGCGGGTGCCTTCGGAGCGGTCCGTGACGTAGGTGAGGATCCTGCGCTGGGCGGGGGTGAGGGTGGTGCCGCCGAAGCCGGCCGGCCCGCCGGAGACGCCCGCCGTGCCGGAGCCTCCCGTTTCACCGAGGGCGCCCGCCTTGCCGGAGCCCCCTGCCCCTGCCTCACCGGAGCCGGAGCCCTCCGTTCCGCCGGAGCCGCCCGGACGTCCGCTCAAGCTGCCGCTCCCGCCGGAGCCGGCCCCCGGGGCACCCCCGTCACCGGATCCGGCCCCTGGACCGCCGCCCCCCGGACCGCCGCCCCCCTCCGGCATACCCTTGCCGACGGGCATCCCGAACCCCTGCGGCAACCCCCCGCCGGCTCCCGGCATCCGCGCGCCGGAGGACGCCGGCCCCGCCGTGGGAGGCGCCGCGCCCACCGTCGGCCCCGACCCGGCCGGCACGCTCACCGCCCAGGCGCCCGGCGCGAACAGCACCGCCAGCAGCACCCCGCCCACACCGGCCGCCGCCAGCCGGGGCCTGCGCACCGCCAGGGCCAGCACCCCCACGGCGGCCACCCCCAGCGCGGCCACCACCCAGCCCAGCCACCCGTGCCAGGACGGCACCCGGCGGATCACCGCCACCGTCCACGCCACGGTCACCAGGACGGTCCCCGCCCCGACCGGCAGCGCCCACCGCGCCCCGGCCCGGTGCGCCCGGACCAGCGCCGTGACCAGCCCGGCACTCAACGCGGCGACGGCGGGCGTGAGTTGGGTCGTGTAGTAGGCGTGGAACGTGCCCTCCTGCGTGGAGAACACCAGCCCGCACACGAGCAGCCAGGTCCCCCAGAGCACCCACCCGGCCGCCGGCAGCGCCTGACCGGCGGACGTGCTGCCGCGTCGCCGCAGCACCGCGCCCGTCACGGCGACGGCCAGCGCGACGCCGCTCGCCGGCAGCAGCCAGGCGATCTGCCCGGCCACCTGGTCGTTGAACAGCCGAAGCGGACCCGGCTCGCCCCCGAGGAACGCGCCGAGGTTGTTCCCGCTGCCGCCCCCGGTGTCCCCTCCGAAGACCCGGCCGAGCCCGTTGTACCCGGTCACCAGGTCCCAGGCGCCGCCGTCGGTGCTGCTGCCGATGTACGGCCGGTCGCCCGGCCACCAGGCGGTCACCGCGATCCACCACAGCGAGGAGACGGCGCACACCGCGCCGGCGGTGAGCAGCCGCCCGGTCCGCGCGAGCCAGGTGCCGCCCGCCCCGGCCAGCCAGGCGGCGGCGAACGCCGGCAGCACCATCCAGGCCGCCGTCATCTTGGTGAAGAACCCGCACCCGATCAGGAAGCCGCTCGCGCACAGCCACCACGTGGAGCGCCGGCCCGGCTCGGCCTGGAGGGCGCGGGTCAGCGCGTACGCGGCGCCGACCAGGAACAGCACCAGCAGGGGGTCGGGGTTGGTGTTGCGGTTGATGGCGACGGTGATGGGCGTCAGGGTCATCACGAGGGCGGCGAGGAGGGCCGTGCCCTCACCGGCCCAGCGCCGTACCGTCCGGTGCAGGACGAACACGGCGGCGACGCCCTCGAGGACCTGCGGCAGGATCAGCGCCCAGCCGTGCAGCCCGAACACCTTGCTGCTGACGACCTGCGGCCACAGCGCGGCGGGCGGTTTGTCGATGGTGACGACTCCGGCCGGGTCGAAGGAGCCGAACAGGAAGTTCGTCCAGCTCTGCCCCATCGACTTCACGGCGGCCGCGTAGTAGCCGTTGCCCCAGCCCAGGGAGCCGAGCGCCCAGCCGTACAGGAGCGCGGCCAGCAGCAGGATCGCCGTCAGCGCGGCGGGGGCGGCCCGGTCCGGCAGGGCGCGGCCGGTGGCGGTGCCCGACGGCACCTCGGTGGTGTGGGTCATGGCAGGAACCGTTCTCGGATCTGAGGGAGGCGGGTCCAGGGTGCGCGGGCGGAACACGGCCAGCCGCAGCACCAGGAAGCGGACGCCGGTCACCAGCACCGAGGCGACGGCGAGGACCAGGGTCTCCTCGCCCGTCGACGCGTCCGGCACGGCGTCGCGGAAGACCAGGACGGCCGCCGACGTGACGAGGTAGCCGACCAGGAACAGGGCACCGGCACCGAGGTGGGCGCGCCCGGCGCCCGTCCCGGAGTGGCGGAAGGTGAGCCGGCGGTTGGCCTCGGTGTTCAGCAGCGTCAGCACCAGCAGCGAGACGAAGTTGGCGACGGCCGGCGCCCACCACGTGCGCAGCGTCCAGTACAGGAGCGCCTGCCCGGCGGTCGAGGCGACGCCGACGGCGGCGAAGCAGCCGACCTGCCAGGTGAGCTGGGAGCGGCTGGTGTCGGGCGCGAGGACGGCGTCCGGATGTTCGGCGGCCGGTCCCGGGCGGGCCGGCACGGGGACACGGGCGGCGCCGGACGCCTTGAGGCGGGCCATCCGCCACAGCCCCTTGAGGTCGTCGGCGGCGGTCGAGACGACGTCGACGCGGGTGTCGATGTCCTCCACCCAGTCGACGGGCACCTCGTGGATGCGCAGCCCGTTGTGCTCGGCGAGCAGCAGCAGTTCGGTGTCGAAGAACCAGGCGTCGTCCTCGGTCTTCGCCAGCAGCGGGCGCAGCACCTCGGTCCGCGCGGCCTTGAAGCCGCACTGCGCGTCGGTGAAACGCGCGCCGTGGGTGAGGTGGACGAGGGCGTTGTAGCAGCGGGAGACCAGCTCCCGGCGCGGCCCGCGCACGGTCCGCGAGCCGGGCGCGAGCCGGCTGCCGATGGCCAGGTCGGAGTGGCCGCTGGCCAGGGGCGCGATGAGGGGCAGCAGCCCGTCGAGGCCGGTGGAGAGGTCGACGTCCATGTAGACGACGATCTCGGCGTCGCTCGCGCCCCACACCGTCCGCAGCGCGAGGCCGCGCCCCTTGCGGTCGAGGTGGACGACCCCGACGCCGGGCAGTTCCTCGGCGAGGTCGCGGGCCACGGCGAGGGTCGTGTCGGTGCTGGCGTTGTCGGCGACGGTGATCCGCCACGTGTAGGGCAGTTCGTCGCACAGCCGGGCGTGGAGGGTGCGGACGCAGCCGGGAAGCGCCCTTTCCTCGTTGTGGACCGGGACGACGATCTCGACGGTCGCCGCGCCACTGGATCTCCGCGTCATGGATTACCTCTGAAGGTGAGATCGGTTCTCGTGCGTCCACGTCCTCGCGGAAAACGCGGGGAGAAGGCTGGGAACAGACCGAAAGAAAGAAATGGACCGAGGTCGTCCGTTCCTTCATGCCTTTACAGGTAAATTGCTAGGGACTCTACCAGGTTGTTGCGAATGATTTGCGCCAAATAACGTTCCGCGATATTTCCCAGGAACATCGGCACGGATCGTGTACGACCTTTGTGTACGACCGGCGCGTACGACCAGGGATGTACGGCCCGCCCGCGTACAGCCCGCGATGCACGCGCCGGACGCGACCGTGACCTGACGACCGCCGCCCCTGTCCGTGAGTAGCCTGATCGTGTGTCCGGCATCGTTCCCGTACGACAGGTCCAGAGATTCCTCACCAGGAGACCGCCGTCCCTGGTCCTCCTCGACTCCGCGCTCGCCGCGCTGCTGTGCGTCGGCCTGCTCTGGGCGGACGCCGTCAGCGGCGCCCACCGCGCCGTCGGCGCCGAACTGGTGCTGCGGACGGCGGGCATCGTCTTCGCGGCGCTCGCCGTCGCCGTCCGCAGGCGGGCGCCGCGCCTGTCGTTCGCGGTGGCGTCGCTGTGCGCCTTCGTGGTCGCCGCGCTCGGCGGCGCGCCCCAGGTCTCGGTCTGCGTCGCCGTCACCGCCTACACCACGGCCGGGATCGCGGAGTACGCGTTCTGGTGGGTGCGCCCCGGTGTCTCCGGGCTGCTGATGGCCGCCGGGGTCGCCATCGGGCGGGTCTCCTCCGGCTGGGTGGCGGTCATGTTCGCCAACGTCGCCATCATCTGCGTCGGCTGGTTCGCCGGCCTCGCGGCCCGGGAACACCGCAACCGGCTCCTTGCCACCGCCGAGCAGGAGGCCGAGCGCGAGCGGCAGCACGCCGCCCAGATCCGGCAGGCCGCCATCGACGAACGCCTGGTCATCGCCCGTGAACTGCACGACATCGTCGCGCACTCGATGAGCCTCATCGCGGTGCGCGCCGGGGTCGCGCGCGTGGTGATGAACAGCGACCCGGCGCAGGTCGCGGAGACCCTGGGCATCGTCGAGACCACCACCCGCCAGGCCCTGCACGAGATGCGGCTGCTCGTCGAGGTGCTGCGCCACGAGCACGCCGTCGACCCCTCCCTCACCCCCACCCCCGGGCTCGCCGACACGGCCGCGCTGGCCGACCAGATCCGCAGCGCCGGCATCGACCTGAGCCTCGACGTCCAGGGGACGGCGCGCCGGCTCCCCGCCGCGGTGGACCTGTCGGCGTACCGCATCGCGCAGGAGGCGCTGACCAACGTCGTGCGCCACGCGGGTCCCACCCAGGCCGCCCTGCGCATCGAGTACCGCCCCGAGGACGTCGTCATCGAGGTCACCGACAGCGGGCCCGCCGAGCCGCACCGCCGCCGGCACCATCCCGCGCTGCGCTCCGCCGAGCCCGTCACCGGCACCGCCGGCACCTCCGGCACCGCCGGGCACGGGCTGATCGGCATGCGCGAGCGGGCCGCCCTGTTCGACGGCTACCTGCGCGCCGGCCCGCACGGCAGCGGCTTCCGGGTGCAGGCCCTCCTGCGCACCGGTGACGCAAGCCCCGTGACAGCCGCGGCCGTGCCCGCGGACGGGACCTCGTGACCTGCGCCGACATTCCCTGAAGCCAACTCTAGGCCGCTCCGGTCGAGGTTTGTTTGAGGTCTGCTCAAGCCCGTTGTTGAAGGATCTCCCGCAGAAAGGGTGGTGGCTGGCGGACTCCCAAAGGAGCGCTTGTGGACCGGGCCGTGGTAATCACCGGTATCGACGTGATAGCCCCAGGGGGGCTGGGCAGGAAAGAGTTCTGGAATCTACTCACCGCGGGTCGCACGGCGACCAGAAAAATCTCCTTCTTCGATCCCAGCCCTTTTCGCTCCCGGGTGGCCGGAGAATGCGATTTCAACCCTGCGGCAATGGGATTGCTGCCGCGCGAGATCCGCCGCATGGACCGCGCGACACAGCTGGCCGTGACCTGCGCCAGGGAAGCCCTGGTCGACAGCGGCCTCGACGTCGACACCCTCGACCCGTCCCGCGTCGGAGTGAGCCTGGGCAGCGCGGTCGGGGCGACCACGAGCATCGAGCGCGAATACCTCGTGCTGTCGGACAGCGGCCGCGAATGGTTCATGGACGAGGGACACCTCTCCCCGCACATGTACGACTACATGGTGCCCAGCGCCGCCGCCGCCGAGGTGGCGTGGCGCACCGGCGCCGAAGGACCGGTCGCGATGGTCGCGACCGGATGCACCGCCGGACTCGACGCGGTGGGCCGGGCCCACGAGGCGATCATGGACGGCACCGCCGACATCATGTTCGCCGGCGCCACCGACGCGCCCGTCTCCCCGATCGTGGTCGCCTGCTTCGACGCCATCAAGGCGACCACCCCGCGCGACGACGACCCGGCACACGCCTCGCGCCCCTTCGACGCGACGCGCAACGGATTCGTCCTCGCCGAGGGCGCCGCGATGATGGTGCTGGAGGAACGCGAGCACGCCATGGCGCGCGGCGCGCACATCTACGCCGAGGTCGCCGGCCACGCCACCCGCTGCAACGCCTACCACATGACGGGCCTCAGGCCGGACGGGCGTGAGATGGCGGAGGCGATCCGGCACGTCCTGGCGGACGCCCGGTGCGCACCCGAGGACGT encodes:
- a CDS encoding ABC transporter substrate-binding protein — encoded protein: MEPEFWPASVLIAGPVFLLLAAGTGVWLLLTRSGYVHAVRNTLMGLCVLLGAGAITALVWAADLPDYCQSGNERLVREGGECIGVSDGGHVYISELAKVSRSIKTLNDEVTGGDKPYATVALMIPMTPAAGDKADRDQILREVQGAYLAQYRANKVDDSDIGLRLVLANPGRGLDHGRQVADWLGELTRTDDRLRVVFGFNLSTRQNADTIGYLTKDKGIPVVGGPITATDLANDASGRYPGLVKVVPSNRDQAQALSHYLGGDRSRTFLIQDENSDDLYSRSLRDAFQEVTRGAAGGPETYDAAKVLYRDFRQMVGNVCDSRATTVYFAGRPPALADLIRALGDRGCAERPIRVVTVSGASTITLDPDLDWGAFTRGAGLTVEYATITHPDAWKAGARGRPATGGSPDDLAKLTDVIARQPGIGAVDLADGRTITMFDAATTAYKGIEDRMDDRETVPALADIKESWRRMRGQSKVKGASGWICLRSDGTPYDKAVAVVRLVPPAAGKGGKDGKGTLAFQAIAWPTGRPLTEDMCRNARG
- a CDS encoding type 1 glutamine amidotransferase domain-containing protein — protein: MAKILFLMTAADHWTLADGTTHPTGFWAEEAVVPYEAFLAAGHEVTVATPGGAVSPVDQNSLDSDEIKAALEKATGLREPIALTDVRLEDYDAVYVPGGHGPMEDLAVDTDSGALLTGAVTSGKLVGVVCHGPAALLAAVKDDGVNAFAGYRVAAFTNEEERIGGFADKAKWLLQDRLTEAGLQVDARAPWAPHTVADRNVLTGQNPASSGPLAAEMIKHLG
- a CDS encoding glycosyltransferase family 39 protein, with the translated sequence MTRRSSGAATVEIVVPVHNEERALPGCVRTLHARLCDELPYTWRITVADNASTDTTLAVARDLAEELPGVGVVHLDRKGRGLALRTVWGASDAEIVVYMDVDLSTGLDGLLPLIAPLASGHSDLAIGSRLAPGSRTVRGPRRELVSRCYNALVHLTHGARFTDAQCGFKAARTEVLRPLLAKTEDDAWFFDTELLLLAEHNGLRIHEVPVDWVEDIDTRVDVVSTAADDLKGLWRMARLKASGAARVPVPARPGPAAEHPDAVLAPDTSRSQLTWQVGCFAAVGVASTAGQALLYWTLRTWWAPAVANFVSLLVLTLLNTEANRRLTFRHSGTGAGRAHLGAGALFLVGYLVTSAAVLVFRDAVPDASTGEETLVLAVASVLVTGVRFLVLRLAVFRPRTLDPPPSDPRTVPAMTHTTEVPSGTATGRALPDRAAPAALTAILLLAALLYGWALGSLGWGNGYYAAAVKSMGQSWTNFLFGSFDPAGVVTIDKPPAALWPQVVSSKVFGLHGWALILPQVLEGVAAVFVLHRTVRRWAGEGTALLAALVMTLTPITVAINRNTNPDPLLVLFLVGAAYALTRALQAEPGRRSTWWLCASGFLIGCGFFTKMTAAWMVLPAFAAAWLAGAGGTWLARTGRLLTAGAVCAVSSLWWIAVTAWWPGDRPYIGSSTDGGAWDLVTGYNGLGRVFGGDTGGGSGNNLGAFLGGEPGPLRLFNDQVAGQIAWLLPASGVALAVAVTGAVLRRRGSTSAGQALPAAGWVLWGTWLLVCGLVFSTQEGTFHAYYTTQLTPAVAALSAGLVTALVRAHRAGARWALPVGAGTVLVTVAWTVAVIRRVPSWHGWLGWVVAALGVAAVGVLALAVRRPRLAAAGVGGVLLAVLFAPGAWAVSVPAGSGPTVGAAPPTAGPASSGARMPGAGGGLPQGFGMPVGKGMPEGGGGPGGGGPGAGSGDGGAPGAGSGGSGSLSGRPGGSGGTEGSGSGEAGAGGSGKAGALGETGGSGTAGVSGGPAGFGGTTLTPAQRRILTYVTDRSEGTRIALAVDSGAMASAAYILNTDATIIGMGGFLGIDDAPSVRQLEKWTAAGELRYVLDPADGGLGARLGGEDSPVAERSKWLTAHCAVVPPREYGGSADGTTLYDCAPRTRTG
- a CDS encoding sensor histidine kinase, whose amino-acid sequence is MSGIVPVRQVQRFLTRRPPSLVLLDSALAALLCVGLLWADAVSGAHRAVGAELVLRTAGIVFAALAVAVRRRAPRLSFAVASLCAFVVAALGGAPQVSVCVAVTAYTTAGIAEYAFWWVRPGVSGLLMAAGVAIGRVSSGWVAVMFANVAIICVGWFAGLAAREHRNRLLATAEQEAERERQHAAQIRQAAIDERLVIARELHDIVAHSMSLIAVRAGVARVVMNSDPAQVAETLGIVETTTRQALHEMRLLVEVLRHEHAVDPSLTPTPGLADTAALADQIRSAGIDLSLDVQGTARRLPAAVDLSAYRIAQEALTNVVRHAGPTQAALRIEYRPEDVVIEVTDSGPAEPHRRRHHPALRSAEPVTGTAGTSGTAGHGLIGMRERAALFDGYLRAGPHGSGFRVQALLRTGDASPVTAAAVPADGTS
- a CDS encoding beta-ketoacyl-[acyl-carrier-protein] synthase family protein, with amino-acid sequence MSRRKGGGWRTPKGALVDRAVVITGIDVIAPGGLGRKEFWNLLTAGRTATRKISFFDPSPFRSRVAGECDFNPAAMGLLPREIRRMDRATQLAVTCAREALVDSGLDVDTLDPSRVGVSLGSAVGATTSIEREYLVLSDSGREWFMDEGHLSPHMYDYMVPSAAAAEVAWRTGAEGPVAMVATGCTAGLDAVGRAHEAIMDGTADIMFAGATDAPVSPIVVACFDAIKATTPRDDDPAHASRPFDATRNGFVLAEGAAMMVLEEREHAMARGAHIYAEVAGHATRCNAYHMTGLRPDGREMAEAIRHVLADARCAPEDVDYINAHGSGTRQNDRHETAAFKDALGAHAYRAPVSSIKSMIGHSLGAIGSIELAACALAIENNVVPPTANLHERDPECDLDYVPNEARELPVNTVLSVGSGFGGFQSAVVLRSPERAA